From a single Lactococcus carnosus genomic region:
- a CDS encoding phage tail tip lysozyme, giving the protein MANYTRKKSDDKVQVVGKKAQVFEQREQNIHVKRNATSQSNSNQVSPKKSITSGFANKKILERGESKTEDKSVEVKPRKQPYTRVRKEVTYSNVDSVKSSEVVKTVDESHSLFLAGSSQKTNSPFQKSVDQTSIKPLSHSLKFAKSSGNRFQKPSYRVKRASMQAIETHRLTKQNISNLAYKSRRDGRIESKVAYKVAKSDVKQAKKTYTRVRKDPNYSIVDETLQKRTFIKAKQNKKVALKTKKQAIRRSGGTIRGNVAKTIAYESKNDLRTRLESAVVDDDMLSDLATARQKIRHTKGNVQTAKSAAKYTGKVTRWLGGRGYGLGNRTYNKFKGYGFKRTPKAMSIPHLAADSIRKRLVRLKRSKTGKVTGRTVKVLKILSNPFVNFLKNPLGLTGLLSLGFGVILIAIITSVVAMFSTTSQSDFDLSDSWKLMTYYDREKSTDKADYYTQLDDVMIYANAKNDDYQPTAPHKFKVKKGDWLSKNGTYGDWLESLWDKLDGNPDNLKVPADIYSDDKESNDFTFDKAELTDFKERLEAVTEDGGGKYPQLLELENPLYLSNDTNNYNAPLKVIKRFGYASKDKMFDGTTIQANQGQAIYAALDGKIELDKNGSTVRIYGDKKTYLSMINLTNIKVKENQEVKAGTLIGYLSEPNLTVYYRKYRAADELPPVDQSGIWNKLNIKQGWTYVNPGFYFAKVIYLQNTSVMTDISSDATKKAKQIAEMIRKHEPKATDEGISAFLGNWFVESGINPKRAEGDYLNPPVGASASSWDDEAWLQMGGPAIYNGGYPNIIHRGLGLGQWTDTSDGGIRHTLLLDFARSKNKKWYDLELQVDFMMNGDDTGHRAAARAILLEKESPSSLAGDVQKFWEGNVGDKTKERADAAEQMYKALKSSDGGGGSTANIPAGYEDKVSPKPTGSIALGNAYPFGQCTWGAFNRLKEFGKNRVSTYEGNGGVWWQTAQSKGIPVHKGNPQNHEAVSFPPGVAGADPTYGHVAVVEYVNADGSFLISETNADGKANGSRTWRIISASAAMNCYFIDYS; this is encoded by the coding sequence ATGGCAAACTACACAAGGAAAAAATCAGATGATAAAGTTCAAGTAGTAGGTAAGAAAGCGCAAGTATTTGAGCAAAGAGAACAAAATATTCATGTCAAACGAAATGCAACTTCTCAATCAAATTCAAATCAAGTAAGCCCAAAAAAATCTATAACATCTGGTTTTGCTAATAAAAAAATACTGGAACGTGGTGAAAGTAAAACTGAGGATAAGTCAGTTGAAGTTAAACCACGTAAGCAGCCTTACACACGTGTTCGAAAAGAGGTAACTTATTCAAATGTTGATAGTGTAAAATCATCTGAAGTAGTAAAAACTGTTGATGAAAGTCATAGTCTATTCTTAGCAGGTTCAAGCCAGAAAACGAATTCACCTTTTCAAAAATCAGTTGATCAGACCTCAATAAAGCCGCTTAGTCACTCTTTAAAGTTTGCTAAGAGTAGTGGGAATAGGTTTCAGAAACCATCTTATCGAGTAAAGCGAGCTTCCATGCAGGCAATTGAAACACATCGCTTGACGAAACAAAATATCTCTAATCTTGCCTATAAGTCTAGGAGAGATGGGCGGATTGAAAGCAAGGTTGCGTATAAGGTAGCTAAAAGTGACGTAAAACAAGCTAAGAAGACTTATACACGTGTTCGAAAAGATCCCAACTATTCAATAGTTGATGAAACGTTACAAAAGAGAACGTTTATAAAAGCTAAACAAAATAAAAAAGTGGCTTTAAAGACGAAAAAGCAAGCAATAAGGCGGTCTGGTGGAACGATTAGAGGAAATGTCGCAAAAACAATTGCTTATGAAAGTAAAAATGACCTTAGAACTCGACTTGAATCAGCTGTAGTCGATGACGATATGCTCTCTGATTTGGCTACAGCACGTCAAAAAATACGCCATACAAAAGGTAATGTCCAAACTGCCAAATCTGCGGCTAAGTATACAGGTAAAGTAACACGTTGGTTAGGAGGAAGAGGCTATGGGTTAGGAAATCGTACCTATAATAAATTTAAAGGTTACGGATTCAAACGGACACCTAAAGCGATGTCTATCCCTCATCTAGCTGCAGATAGCATTAGGAAACGCTTAGTCCGTCTGAAGCGTTCTAAAACTGGGAAAGTGACAGGGAGAACTGTCAAAGTATTGAAAATACTCAGTAATCCCTTCGTTAATTTTCTAAAGAATCCTTTAGGGCTTACGGGACTCTTATCCCTTGGTTTTGGAGTTATCCTCATAGCGATTATTACATCAGTTGTTGCTATGTTTTCAACGACAAGTCAATCAGATTTTGATTTGTCTGACTCCTGGAAGTTAATGACCTATTATGACCGAGAAAAATCAACAGATAAAGCGGATTATTATACGCAATTAGATGATGTTATGATTTATGCGAATGCTAAAAATGATGACTATCAACCAACGGCTCCACATAAGTTTAAGGTTAAAAAAGGTGATTGGTTATCCAAAAATGGAACATACGGAGATTGGCTTGAAAGTTTGTGGGACAAACTTGATGGTAATCCAGATAATCTTAAAGTACCTGCAGATATATACTCTGATGATAAAGAGTCAAATGACTTTACATTTGATAAAGCGGAACTGACTGATTTCAAAGAACGACTTGAAGCAGTTACAGAAGATGGGGGTGGCAAGTACCCACAATTGCTAGAACTTGAGAATCCACTCTATCTTAGCAACGATACTAATAACTATAATGCACCGCTAAAAGTGATTAAGCGTTTTGGTTATGCTAGTAAAGACAAAATGTTTGATGGAACAACGATTCAAGCCAACCAGGGGCAAGCTATTTATGCAGCACTTGATGGAAAAATTGAGCTAGATAAAAATGGTTCAACAGTAAGGATCTATGGAGACAAAAAAACATATTTGAGTATGATCAATTTGACCAATATTAAGGTTAAAGAAAATCAAGAGGTTAAAGCAGGGACTCTGATTGGCTATTTATCAGAACCTAATCTAACTGTTTACTATAGGAAGTATCGTGCTGCAGACGAATTACCACCCGTTGATCAGTCAGGAATTTGGAATAAATTAAATATAAAGCAAGGCTGGACGTATGTTAATCCAGGCTTTTATTTTGCAAAAGTTATCTATCTTCAAAATACTTCAGTTATGACTGATATTAGTTCAGATGCCACTAAAAAAGCAAAACAAATTGCGGAGATGATTCGAAAACATGAGCCTAAGGCGACTGATGAAGGTATATCAGCATTTTTAGGAAACTGGTTTGTGGAATCGGGAATCAATCCAAAACGTGCTGAAGGAGATTACCTCAATCCACCAGTTGGCGCAAGTGCAAGTAGTTGGGATGATGAGGCTTGGCTTCAGATGGGTGGCCCTGCCATATATAATGGCGGCTATCCTAATATTATTCATCGAGGGTTAGGGCTTGGTCAATGGACTGATACATCCGATGGTGGTATTCGTCATACCCTACTGTTAGACTTTGCTCGATCAAAGAATAAAAAGTGGTATGACTTAGAACTACAAGTTGATTTTATGATGAATGGAGACGATACAGGCCACCGTGCAGCCGCAAGAGCTATCTTATTGGAGAAAGAAAGTCCCTCATCCTTAGCAGGAGATGTCCAAAAGTTTTGGGAGGGTAATGTTGGAGATAAGACCAAGGAACGAGCTGATGCTGCTGAACAAATGTATAAAGCATTAAAATCTTCAGATGGTGGCGGTGGCTCTACCGCTAACATTCCAGCAGGGTATGAAGATAAAGTATCTCCTAAGCCAACAGGTAGTATTGCCTTAGGAAATGCCTATCCATTTGGACAATGCACATGGGGAGCTTTCAATCGATTAAAAGAGTTTGGGAAAAATAGAGTTTCAACTTATGAAGGAAACGGTGGCGTATGGTGGCAAACAGCCCAATCAAAAGGGATTCCAGTTCATAAAGGTAACCCCCAAAACCATGAAGCTGTTAGTTTCCCGCCTGGTGTTGCGGGTGCTGATCCAACATATGGCCATGTTGCCGTTGTTGAATACGTAAACGCAGATGGTTCTTTTTTAATTAGTGAAACAAATGCGGATGGCAAAGCAAATGGTTCAAGAACATGGAGAATTATTTCTGCATCTGCTGCAATGAACTGTTACTTTATAGACTATAGCTAG